Genomic window (Gaiellales bacterium):
GAGCAGGCGTCCGGCCGTGCCCTCGCTGGCGACGGTCGCGAACACGCCGACCACGATCAGCGCGGCCGACGGGATCGCCAGGAACAGGTTGAACGCCACGGCCTGGGCCAGGTTGGTGGCGTGGTCCTTCTGCGCCCGGCGCAGCGCCCGCCACGCCACTCCGCCGACGTCGCGCAGCCGCAGGCGGGCCTCGGACGAACGGGGCGAGATGCCCGCGGCGGCATCCGCCGGCAGCTCGGTCACGGCATCCGCCCCCTCGTGCGGATGGGTACCAATCGGCATACCCAGGGCACCTTAGCCGCCCCTACCGCAGAATGGGGACTGCGGGTCCCCCAAGGAGTAAGGCTTTTGTTGTGACTGCGTGCTCATGCAGGTCGGGGCCGCTAGGTTGGCCCCAATGAGACGCACACTTGCCATTGCCTGCATCATGCTCCTGTCACTCCCGGCCACCGCCACGGCGAACGTCTTCGACGTCAAGTCGCACGTCGGCCATACCCCTCCCGCACCGGCCACAATCGCCACCCAGGCCGTGCACGACGCGCTCGCGCTGCGCGGCGCTCCCTACGTCTACGGCGGCAGCACTCCGGCCGGATTCGACTGCTCCGGCTTCACCAGCTACGTCTACGGGAAGCTCGGCATCGGGCTGGCCCATTCGAGCTACGACCAGTGGAACGCGGGTGAGCACATCCCGCGGCGCGACCTCGAGCCCGGCGACATCGTCTTCTTCGCCGGCCTCGGCCACGTCGGCATCTACATCGGCGACGGCAAGTTCGTGCACGCGCCGCACACCGGCACCGTGGTGTCGGTCGACCGCCTGTCCGGCTCCTGGTATGGCGCCGAGTACGACGGGGCGGTGCGCCCGTACGGCTCGCAGACCCTGCTCAGCGTCGCGGCTACGATGGCGAGGTCGCATTCGCACTCGACCCATCGACGCCGTTCGGGGCGCGTGTCGCGCGCCGTCTCGAAGCTGACCTCATCGGTTGGCTGGTAACGGTCAACGGCCGCGGCGCGCCGCAGCCGAGCCCGGTGTGGTTCCTGTGGGATGACGGCTCGATCCTGCTCTACAGCCAGCCTGACACGCCCAAGCTGCGCAACATCGCGGCCAATCCGCGGGTGGCGCTGCACCTC
Coding sequences:
- a CDS encoding C40 family peptidase codes for the protein MRRTLAIACIMLLSLPATATANVFDVKSHVGHTPPAPATIATQAVHDALALRGAPYVYGGSTPAGFDCSGFTSYVYGKLGIGLAHSSYDQWNAGEHIPRRDLEPGDIVFFAGLGHVGIYIGDGKFVHAPHTGTVVSVDRLSGSWYGAEYDGAVRPYGSQTLLSVAATMARSHSHSTHRRRSGRVSRAVSKLTSSVGW
- a CDS encoding pyridoxamine 5'-phosphate oxidase family protein; translated protein: MVTVNGRGAPQPSPVWFLWDDGSILLYSQPDTPKLRNIAANPRVALHLNDDGRGDDIVILSGRAAESDDRPAHELPVYLEKYG